The following coding sequences lie in one Anas acuta chromosome 17, bAnaAcu1.1, whole genome shotgun sequence genomic window:
- the TBX1 gene encoding T-box transcription factor TBX1 isoform X1 has product MDENSPLSPKANAFSIASLISVAAAAERAGKGALEERRGGRSAPAGPASRPPKMHFSTVTRDMEAISSPWLTQLSHFCDVAAFTANSLSSLNASGGYHLSPSPGDPYGQHEPPHYEPCTAQQHPHPPPQPQHGYPFGGAAAAGANPPPPGPEPPEGAGGAAAGPAAVSGCSAGAAAAAKAPVKKNPKVANVSVQLEMKALWDEFNQLGTEMIVTKAGRRMFPTFQVKIFGMDPMADYMLLMDFVPVDDKRYRYAFHSSSWLVAGKADPATPGRVHYHPDSPAKGAQWMKQIVSFDKLKLTNNLLDDNGHIILNSMHRYQPRFHVVYVDPRKDSEKYAEENFKTFVFEETRFTAVTAYQNHRITQLKIASNPFAKGFRDCDPEDWPRNHRPGALPLMSAFARSRNPVSSPAHQNGTEKDAADARRDYEREAAAGAPLHAEAAHQQLLARVLSPALPGGGAAAAAGGGGGGLVPLGGGGGRPSPPHHEVRLEAGEALQQHPYKYPPAAYEHYLGAKSRPAPYPLPAIRGHGYPHPHHPHHHHHHHHPVSAANVYPPPAGPAAYDYGPR; this is encoded by the exons ATGGACGAAAACAGCCCTCTGTCTCCCAAGGCAAATGCTTTCAGTATCGCCTCTCTGATTTCagtcgccgccgccgccgagcgAGCAGGGAAGGGAGCGCTGGAGGAGCGCCGCGGTGGCCGCAGCGCGCCCGCCGGCCCCGCCAGCCGCCCGCCGAAGATGCACTTCAGCACCGTCACCAGGGACATGGAAG CTATCTCCAGCCCCTGGCTCACCCAGCTGTCCCATTTTTGCGATGTTGCAGCTTTCACGGCCAACAGCCTGAGCAGCCTGAACGCCTCCGGGGGGTaccacctctccccctccccggggGACCCGTACGGACAGCATGAGCCGCCGCACTACGAGCCCTGCACGGCTCAGCAGCACCCGCACCCGccgccccagccccagcacggctACCCCTtcggcggggcggcggcggccggggccaacccgccgccccccggccccgaaCCGCCCGAGGGCGCCGGGGGAGCCGCCGCGGGACCCGCCGCCGTCTCGGGCTGCTCCGCGGGGGCGGCCGCCGCGGCCAAGGCGCCGGTGAAGAAGAACCCGAAGGTGGCCAACGTCAGCGTCCAGCTGGAGATGAAGGCGCTGTGGGACGAGTTCAACCAGCTGGGCACCGAGATGATCGTCACCAAGGCCGGCAG GCGCATGTTCCCCACCTTCCAGGTGAAGATATTCGGCATGGACCCCATGGCTGACTACATGCTCCTCATGGATTTTGTCCCTGTGGATGACAAGCGATACCG GTACGCCTtccacagctcctcctggctgGTGGCCGGCAAAGCCGACCCCGCCACCCCCGGCAGGGTGCACTACCACCCGGACTCCCCGGCCAAAGGGGCGCAGTGGATGAAGCAGATCGTTTCCTTCGATAAGCTCAAACTGACCAACAACTTGCTGGACGACAACGGGCAT ATCATTTTGAACTCCATGCACAGATACCAGCCGCGTTTTCACGTGGTCTACGTGGACCCCCGGAAAGACAGCGAGAAATACGCGGAGGAGAACTTCAAAACCTTCGTCTTTGAGGAGACGCGCTTCACGGCCGTGACCGCCTACCAGAACCACCGG ATCACGCAGCTGAAGATCGCCAGCAACCCTTTTGCCAAGGGATTCAGAGACTGCGACCCTGAGGACTG GCCCAGGAATCACAGGCCAGGGGCCCTTCCTCTCATGAGTGCTTTTGCCAGATCGCGGAACCCAGTGTCCTCCCCTGCGCACCAGAACGGCACAGAGAAAG ACGCAGCCGACGCCCGCCGCGACTACGAGCGGGAGGCGGCCGCCGGGGCCCCGCTGCACGCCGAGGCCGcgcaccagcagctcctggcgCGGGTGCTGagcccggcgctgcccggcggaggagcggcagcggcagcaggaggaggaggcggcggcctgGTGCCCctggggggcggcggcgggcggcccaGCCCCCCCCACCACGAGGTGCGGCTGGAGGCCGGCGAGGCGCTGCAGCAGCACCCCTACAAGTACCCGCCCGCCGCCTACGAGCACTACCTGGGGGCCAAGAGCCGGCCCGCCCCCTACCCGCTGCCCGCCATCCGCGGCCACGGCTACCCGCACCCGCACCACccgcaccaccaccaccaccaccaccaccccgtCAGCGCCGCCAACGTCTACCCGCcgcccgccggccccgccgcctaCGACTACGGGCCCCGGTAa
- the TBX1 gene encoding T-box transcription factor TBX1 isoform X2, which produces MDENSPLSPKANAFSIASLISVAAAAERAGKGALEERRGGRSAPAGPASRPPKMHFSTVTRDMEAFTANSLSSLNASGGYHLSPSPGDPYGQHEPPHYEPCTAQQHPHPPPQPQHGYPFGGAAAAGANPPPPGPEPPEGAGGAAAGPAAVSGCSAGAAAAAKAPVKKNPKVANVSVQLEMKALWDEFNQLGTEMIVTKAGRRMFPTFQVKIFGMDPMADYMLLMDFVPVDDKRYRYAFHSSSWLVAGKADPATPGRVHYHPDSPAKGAQWMKQIVSFDKLKLTNNLLDDNGHIILNSMHRYQPRFHVVYVDPRKDSEKYAEENFKTFVFEETRFTAVTAYQNHRITQLKIASNPFAKGFRDCDPEDWPRNHRPGALPLMSAFARSRNPVSSPAHQNGTEKDAADARRDYEREAAAGAPLHAEAAHQQLLARVLSPALPGGGAAAAAGGGGGGLVPLGGGGGRPSPPHHEVRLEAGEALQQHPYKYPPAAYEHYLGAKSRPAPYPLPAIRGHGYPHPHHPHHHHHHHHPVSAANVYPPPAGPAAYDYGPR; this is translated from the exons ATGGACGAAAACAGCCCTCTGTCTCCCAAGGCAAATGCTTTCAGTATCGCCTCTCTGATTTCagtcgccgccgccgccgagcgAGCAGGGAAGGGAGCGCTGGAGGAGCGCCGCGGTGGCCGCAGCGCGCCCGCCGGCCCCGCCAGCCGCCCGCCGAAGATGCACTTCAGCACCGTCACCAGGGACATGGAAG CTTTCACGGCCAACAGCCTGAGCAGCCTGAACGCCTCCGGGGGGTaccacctctccccctccccggggGACCCGTACGGACAGCATGAGCCGCCGCACTACGAGCCCTGCACGGCTCAGCAGCACCCGCACCCGccgccccagccccagcacggctACCCCTtcggcggggcggcggcggccggggccaacccgccgccccccggccccgaaCCGCCCGAGGGCGCCGGGGGAGCCGCCGCGGGACCCGCCGCCGTCTCGGGCTGCTCCGCGGGGGCGGCCGCCGCGGCCAAGGCGCCGGTGAAGAAGAACCCGAAGGTGGCCAACGTCAGCGTCCAGCTGGAGATGAAGGCGCTGTGGGACGAGTTCAACCAGCTGGGCACCGAGATGATCGTCACCAAGGCCGGCAG GCGCATGTTCCCCACCTTCCAGGTGAAGATATTCGGCATGGACCCCATGGCTGACTACATGCTCCTCATGGATTTTGTCCCTGTGGATGACAAGCGATACCG GTACGCCTtccacagctcctcctggctgGTGGCCGGCAAAGCCGACCCCGCCACCCCCGGCAGGGTGCACTACCACCCGGACTCCCCGGCCAAAGGGGCGCAGTGGATGAAGCAGATCGTTTCCTTCGATAAGCTCAAACTGACCAACAACTTGCTGGACGACAACGGGCAT ATCATTTTGAACTCCATGCACAGATACCAGCCGCGTTTTCACGTGGTCTACGTGGACCCCCGGAAAGACAGCGAGAAATACGCGGAGGAGAACTTCAAAACCTTCGTCTTTGAGGAGACGCGCTTCACGGCCGTGACCGCCTACCAGAACCACCGG ATCACGCAGCTGAAGATCGCCAGCAACCCTTTTGCCAAGGGATTCAGAGACTGCGACCCTGAGGACTG GCCCAGGAATCACAGGCCAGGGGCCCTTCCTCTCATGAGTGCTTTTGCCAGATCGCGGAACCCAGTGTCCTCCCCTGCGCACCAGAACGGCACAGAGAAAG ACGCAGCCGACGCCCGCCGCGACTACGAGCGGGAGGCGGCCGCCGGGGCCCCGCTGCACGCCGAGGCCGcgcaccagcagctcctggcgCGGGTGCTGagcccggcgctgcccggcggaggagcggcagcggcagcaggaggaggaggcggcggcctgGTGCCCctggggggcggcggcgggcggcccaGCCCCCCCCACCACGAGGTGCGGCTGGAGGCCGGCGAGGCGCTGCAGCAGCACCCCTACAAGTACCCGCCCGCCGCCTACGAGCACTACCTGGGGGCCAAGAGCCGGCCCGCCCCCTACCCGCTGCCCGCCATCCGCGGCCACGGCTACCCGCACCCGCACCACccgcaccaccaccaccaccaccaccaccccgtCAGCGCCGCCAACGTCTACCCGCcgcccgccggccccgccgcctaCGACTACGGGCCCCGGTAa
- the TBX1 gene encoding T-box transcription factor TBX1 isoform X3 has translation MHFSTVTRDMEAISSPWLTQLSHFCDVAAFTANSLSSLNASGGYHLSPSPGDPYGQHEPPHYEPCTAQQHPHPPPQPQHGYPFGGAAAAGANPPPPGPEPPEGAGGAAAGPAAVSGCSAGAAAAAKAPVKKNPKVANVSVQLEMKALWDEFNQLGTEMIVTKAGRRMFPTFQVKIFGMDPMADYMLLMDFVPVDDKRYRYAFHSSSWLVAGKADPATPGRVHYHPDSPAKGAQWMKQIVSFDKLKLTNNLLDDNGHIILNSMHRYQPRFHVVYVDPRKDSEKYAEENFKTFVFEETRFTAVTAYQNHRITQLKIASNPFAKGFRDCDPEDWPRNHRPGALPLMSAFARSRNPVSSPAHQNGTEKDAADARRDYEREAAAGAPLHAEAAHQQLLARVLSPALPGGGAAAAAGGGGGGLVPLGGGGGRPSPPHHEVRLEAGEALQQHPYKYPPAAYEHYLGAKSRPAPYPLPAIRGHGYPHPHHPHHHHHHHHPVSAANVYPPPAGPAAYDYGPR, from the exons ATGCACTTCAGCACCGTCACCAGGGACATGGAAG CTATCTCCAGCCCCTGGCTCACCCAGCTGTCCCATTTTTGCGATGTTGCAGCTTTCACGGCCAACAGCCTGAGCAGCCTGAACGCCTCCGGGGGGTaccacctctccccctccccggggGACCCGTACGGACAGCATGAGCCGCCGCACTACGAGCCCTGCACGGCTCAGCAGCACCCGCACCCGccgccccagccccagcacggctACCCCTtcggcggggcggcggcggccggggccaacccgccgccccccggccccgaaCCGCCCGAGGGCGCCGGGGGAGCCGCCGCGGGACCCGCCGCCGTCTCGGGCTGCTCCGCGGGGGCGGCCGCCGCGGCCAAGGCGCCGGTGAAGAAGAACCCGAAGGTGGCCAACGTCAGCGTCCAGCTGGAGATGAAGGCGCTGTGGGACGAGTTCAACCAGCTGGGCACCGAGATGATCGTCACCAAGGCCGGCAG GCGCATGTTCCCCACCTTCCAGGTGAAGATATTCGGCATGGACCCCATGGCTGACTACATGCTCCTCATGGATTTTGTCCCTGTGGATGACAAGCGATACCG GTACGCCTtccacagctcctcctggctgGTGGCCGGCAAAGCCGACCCCGCCACCCCCGGCAGGGTGCACTACCACCCGGACTCCCCGGCCAAAGGGGCGCAGTGGATGAAGCAGATCGTTTCCTTCGATAAGCTCAAACTGACCAACAACTTGCTGGACGACAACGGGCAT ATCATTTTGAACTCCATGCACAGATACCAGCCGCGTTTTCACGTGGTCTACGTGGACCCCCGGAAAGACAGCGAGAAATACGCGGAGGAGAACTTCAAAACCTTCGTCTTTGAGGAGACGCGCTTCACGGCCGTGACCGCCTACCAGAACCACCGG ATCACGCAGCTGAAGATCGCCAGCAACCCTTTTGCCAAGGGATTCAGAGACTGCGACCCTGAGGACTG GCCCAGGAATCACAGGCCAGGGGCCCTTCCTCTCATGAGTGCTTTTGCCAGATCGCGGAACCCAGTGTCCTCCCCTGCGCACCAGAACGGCACAGAGAAAG ACGCAGCCGACGCCCGCCGCGACTACGAGCGGGAGGCGGCCGCCGGGGCCCCGCTGCACGCCGAGGCCGcgcaccagcagctcctggcgCGGGTGCTGagcccggcgctgcccggcggaggagcggcagcggcagcaggaggaggaggcggcggcctgGTGCCCctggggggcggcggcgggcggcccaGCCCCCCCCACCACGAGGTGCGGCTGGAGGCCGGCGAGGCGCTGCAGCAGCACCCCTACAAGTACCCGCCCGCCGCCTACGAGCACTACCTGGGGGCCAAGAGCCGGCCCGCCCCCTACCCGCTGCCCGCCATCCGCGGCCACGGCTACCCGCACCCGCACCACccgcaccaccaccaccaccaccaccaccccgtCAGCGCCGCCAACGTCTACCCGCcgcccgccggccccgccgcctaCGACTACGGGCCCCGGTAa